One Polyangiaceae bacterium DNA segment encodes these proteins:
- a CDS encoding dihydrofolate reductase family protein: MMHPGRIRVFLACSLDGFIAGPRDELDWLPAGDAEIEDTFTPFLAQIGAIVMGRNTFEVVTGFDAWPYGEIPMLVATSRPLVSPRAWVSAVGGNIDEMLNQARQVAGERDVYLDGGALVRSALDAGVVDELTLTLVPVVLGAGKSLFSGVTRRRRLGLRSSRDIGGGLVQLVYEPVPP; this comes from the coding sequence ATGATGCACCCCGGCCGCATACGGGTGTTCCTGGCCTGTTCGCTCGACGGATTCATCGCAGGTCCTCGGGACGAGCTCGATTGGCTACCCGCCGGCGATGCCGAGATCGAGGATACCTTCACGCCTTTCCTGGCACAGATCGGCGCCATCGTCATGGGGCGCAACACCTTCGAAGTCGTCACGGGATTCGATGCCTGGCCCTACGGTGAGATCCCGATGCTCGTCGCCACGTCGCGTCCACTCGTGTCGCCGCGCGCTTGGGTCAGCGCGGTGGGCGGCAACATCGACGAGATGCTGAACCAAGCTCGACAGGTCGCGGGCGAGCGCGACGTGTACCTCGACGGCGGCGCACTGGTGCGGAGTGCGCTCGATGCCGGCGTGGTCGACGAGCTGACGCTGACCCTGGTGCCCGTCGTCCTCGGCGCAGGCAAATCGCTCTTTTCCGGCGTGACCCGACGTCGTCGTCTCGGGTTGCGCTCCAGCCGCGACATCGGCGGCGGTCTGGTGCAACTGGTGTA